From a single Miscanthus floridulus cultivar M001 chromosome 8, ASM1932011v1, whole genome shotgun sequence genomic region:
- the LOC136474215 gene encoding pentatricopeptide repeat-containing protein At2g35130-like: MRALLSLSRLARRLPASLAPVSAPTTFLLRHIHADAPPPPPPPPPHDSSPFVSRILESEPSLTPNAESEPASDPTLDEFLARFVAAFRPRLAAAFPNHDRDVLDEMLRLVADAVLCRLTGADRGADAIELNDDLWAAVWEVSASVREAMRRDQVRADLRQYLHCDEVKEMTRFAVDVGIRGAMLRELRFKWAREKLDEVEFYRGLDDKRADAEAGADPAPAPVPRLTALPKRKGEVKFTMYGLDMSDPKWAEVAERVAEAEAHFVPEEAKAVEGRAKKAEERLLSVDPRRGDPVPAIEEWKEDLRPNRVDWIALLERIKARNVELYLKVAEILLAQESFEANIRDYSKLIDLHAKANHVESAERVLGKMKEKGIAPDVITSIVLVHMYSKAGNLEQAKGAFEFIRREGFKPDLKLFSSMINCYINHGEPEQAENLIKFMRGTRVNVKPTREIYTDIVQAYAQRGMMTCAQRVLNMMAHDDLKPTEELYAICIEAYGRIGDPTQACAMFEQIRRFGHQPGDSSIAGVVAAHMKKNQLHEALQWLLSLEKEGLELGVKTNLVLLDWLSMLQLVLEAEQLVQKIKKLGEEPIEVHVFLADMYAKSRQEERARRSLKILEEKKRLLKSDQFERVIRGLLDGGFSEEANKYYKMMKSCGFEPSETIEVGVKASLRIRGASRHTGRH; this comes from the exons ATGAgagccctcctctccctctcccgtcTCGCTCGACGGCTTCCAGCTTCTCTCGCCCCTGTAAGCGCGCCGACAACATTCCTCCTCCGGCACATCCATGCCgatgcccctcctcctcctccgccgccgccacctcatGACTCGTCGCCCTTCGTCTCCCGCATCCTCGAATCGGAGCCGAGCCTGACCCCGAACGCCGAGTCGGAGCCGGCATCCGATCCGACCCTCGACGAGTTCCTCGCGCGCTTCGTGGCTGCCTTCCGCCCGCGACTCGCGGCTGCCTTCCCCAACCATGACCGTGACGTGCTCGACGAAATGCTCCGCCTCGTCGCTGACGCCGTGCTGTGCCGCCTCACCGGGGCCGACCGGGGGGCCGATGCTATCGAGCTCAATGACGACCTCTGGGCGGCCGTATGGGAGGTCAGCGCCTCCGTGCGCGAGGCTATGCGCCGGGATCAGGTCCGCGCCGACCTCCGCCAATACCTTCACTGCGACGAGGTCAAGGAGATGACGCGGTTCGCTGTCGATGTCGGCATCCGCGGTGCCATGCTCCGGGAGCTCCGCTTCAAGTGGGCCCGCGAGAAGCTCGATGAGGTCGAGTTCTACCGCGGCCTTGATGACAAGCGCGCCGATGCCGAGGCCGGCGCCGACCCGGCGCCTGCGCCTGTGCCGAGGCTGACCGCTTTGCCGAAGAGGAAGGGAGAGGTGAAGTTCACGATGTACGGACTGGACATGTCTGACCCAAAGTGGGCTGAGGTGGCGGAGCGAGTGGCCGAGGCTGAGGCGCATTTTGTGCCTGAGGAGGCCAAGGCTGTAGAAGGGAGGGCGAAGAAGGCCGAGGAGCGGCTGCTGTCGGTTGACCCGAGGAGAGGAGATCCGGTGCCTGCCATTGAGGAGTGGAAGGAAGATCTCCGGCCAAACCGTGTTGATTGGATAGCGCTGCTTGAGCGGATTAAGGCACGGAATGTCGAGTTGTACCTCAAG GTTGCTGAAATTCTGCTAGCTCAAGAATCTTTTGAGGCAAACATCCGAGATTACTCAAAATTAATTGATCTTCACGCTAAAGCAAATCATGTGGAAAGCGCAGAGAGAGTACTTGGTAAAATGAAAGAGAAGGGTATTGCACCTGATGTCATCACATCCATCGTATTAGTCCACATGTATAGCAAGGCAGGCAATCTAGAGCAGGCCAAGGGGGCTTTTGAATTTATTCGAAGGGAGGGTTTTAAACCAGATCTGAAACTCTTCAGTTCAATGATTAATTGCTATATCAACCATGGAGAACCAGAACAAGCAGAAAATCTGATAAAATTTATGAGGGGTACACGTGTCAATGTCAAACCCACTAGAGAAATCTACACAGACATCGTACAAGCATATGCTCAGCGAGGCATGATGACATGTGCACAGAGGGTTCTTAATATGATGGCACATGATGACCTCAAGCCTACAGAGGAGCTCTATGCAATATGTATAGAAGCATATGGACGTATTGGTGATCCTACTCAAGCCTGTGCCATGTTTGAGCAAATCAGGAGGTTTGGACACCAACCAGGTGACAGTTCAATTGCTGGTGTGGTGGCTGCGCACATGAAGAAGAACCAACTACACGAGGCTTTGCAGTGGTTGCTGAGTTTAGAGAAGGAAGGACTTGAACTTGGTGTCAAGACGAATCTCGTGTTACTGGATTGGCTGTCTATGTTGCAGCTAGTTCTGGAGGCTGAACAGCTTGTGCAGAAGATAAAGAAGCTTGGAGAAGAGCCCATAGAAGTCCATGTGTTCCTTGCCGATATGTATGCAAAGTCTCGCCAGGAAGAGAGAGCCCGCAGGTCCCTCAAGATcttggaagagaagaagagactaTTGAAGTCTGATCAGTTTGAGAGGGTTATAAGAGGCCTTCTCGATGGTGGGTTCTCAGAAGAGGCAaataaatactacaaaatgatgaaATCCTGTGGCTTTGAACCATCAGAAACAATCGAGGTCGGTGTTAAGGCTAGTCTCAGGATTAGGGGCGCTTCTCGTCACACTGGTAGGCATTGA